From a region of the Armatimonas rosea genome:
- a CDS encoding ferritin-like domain-containing protein, with amino-acid sequence MSVTPQDLANRQRLVALLDEAAEIEHMVLCQYLYAAFSLKRHPEEGGVTWAQLEKMRQWGSHLMLIARQEMEHLGLVANLLLALGEAPHFQRPNFPVSPRYYKLAIPSKLEGFGESALLRFIDLERPAELSGENEKLLSKLFPAVLLTSFTIGALYDEIKTLFEQTAPEALFLGSPRTQITTSEVIPVPIRGITLPPNTPLYNVLMRPVTDRDSALATVHQIVTEGEGAHHDQQPCHFTYFLQIFEELVQEKEKDPQFAPARNVVTNPQTSGQDVMPPQPNTTLITNLATNAVSLLFDGAYETMMLMLIRFFAHTSESTEELAALQKAVFFPMMTVVIRPLGEVLTLLPATEDLSPGAPTAGPTFATTRAMHLLPDRAAAWGVLALQLEALTQSAKMLLYNYTYPKPVRDRLTLVYENLARISFDFNNSRKQNP; translated from the coding sequence ATGAGTGTGACACCACAAGACCTTGCCAACCGACAGCGCCTGGTCGCGCTCCTGGATGAGGCCGCCGAGATCGAGCACATGGTGCTCTGCCAGTATCTCTATGCCGCCTTCTCGCTCAAGCGGCACCCGGAGGAGGGGGGGGTGACCTGGGCGCAGCTGGAGAAGATGCGCCAGTGGGGCAGCCACCTGATGCTGATCGCACGCCAGGAGATGGAGCACCTGGGCTTGGTGGCCAACTTACTCCTGGCACTGGGCGAGGCCCCCCACTTCCAGCGCCCCAACTTTCCGGTCTCTCCCCGGTACTACAAGCTGGCGATCCCCTCCAAGCTCGAGGGTTTTGGTGAGTCGGCTCTCTTGCGCTTTATCGATCTGGAGCGCCCCGCAGAGCTCAGCGGCGAGAACGAGAAGCTCCTGAGCAAGCTCTTTCCTGCCGTGTTGCTGACTAGCTTCACGATCGGGGCCCTCTACGACGAGATCAAGACGCTCTTTGAGCAGACCGCTCCCGAGGCGCTCTTTCTGGGCTCGCCGCGCACACAGATCACCACCAGTGAGGTGATCCCCGTGCCGATCCGGGGGATCACGCTCCCCCCCAACACCCCGCTCTACAATGTCCTCATGCGCCCGGTCACCGACCGCGACTCGGCGCTGGCGACCGTCCACCAGATTGTCACGGAGGGAGAGGGCGCGCACCACGACCAGCAGCCCTGCCACTTCACGTACTTTCTCCAGATCTTCGAGGAGCTCGTGCAAGAGAAAGAGAAAGACCCTCAGTTCGCTCCCGCACGCAATGTCGTGACCAACCCCCAGACCTCGGGGCAGGATGTGATGCCCCCCCAGCCCAACACCACTCTCATCACCAATCTGGCCACCAACGCGGTCTCGCTTCTCTTCGACGGTGCCTACGAGACCATGATGCTGATGCTCATTCGCTTCTTTGCCCACACCAGCGAGAGCACGGAGGAGCTTGCGGCACTGCAAAAGGCGGTCTTTTTCCCCATGATGACCGTGGTGATTCGCCCCCTCGGGGAGGTGCTGACACTCCTGCCTGCCACGGAAGACCTCTCGCCGGGGGCTCCCACGGCCGGCCCGACCTTTGCCACGACCCGCGCCATGCACCTGCTCCCCGACCGGGCAGCGGCCTGGGGCGTGCTCGCCCTCCAGCTGGAGGCCCTCACCCAGAGCGCGAAGATGCTCCTGTACAACTACACGTACCCCAAGCCGGTCCGGGACCGCCTGACCCTGGTCTACGAGAACCTGGCGCGCATTAGCTTTGACTTTAACAATAGTAGAAAACAAAACCCATGA
- a CDS encoding adenylate/guanylate cyclase domain-containing protein: MSALSTFVSYIPRLLLQRLLQDADHTAHAYCDNQSGVVLFADISGFTAISERLAEQGSAGVEELSSLLNGYFSHLTQLVVEHGGDVVKFAGDGLLAYWPDQPTSLSQAVHCGSRIQEHLRDNAARNASLRLSLRIGIGVGEVFAASVGGEPDHWEFVLGGEAVQQSYSAQRQAEPGQVVLSPEALSQYQPPLGVPTPLPVEAPASLERLPAAARGYVPRPVLARLESGQGEWLAELRRVSALFIHLPTLDLHADFARAQAVIQGIQRVLSELEGVVTRVGVDGQGITVLAAFGLPPLAHEDDATRAVRAALGVAALAESAGLVVSVGVATGPVFCGAIGSSQRCEYTMLGDTINVAARIMAAGQGVRCESTTMAACAHTLRFNPLGSLSIRGRSEPVVLGEPQAFEASAAPSRTVSLVGRHAEQRRFTERLEAGRGGLILVEGEAGIGKSCLVAHFLEQAQAKGVPTLLGAGDSIGRATLYGAWRSVFTQIFGAAATDAAAVLTHLSPSQQPLAPLLGVVLPVELPDNATTAMLVGRDRSEATLELLVSLLRRHAVEQHLLLVMEDAHWFDSASWALLLRVVEQLEGLLIVVDTRPLLPPYLPEYEALRAHPSTDFLQLQALSGEDIAQVVAECLGVHELPEVVVRLIQQKAEGHPFFSEELAYALRDAGMIQISQGVCRLAPDAPNLLELAFPDTVQGVITSRIDRLSPQQQFAIKVASVVGRLFTLRTLSAIYPLSQDVPALPHNLEELSRLDLTPRELTLPEQAYLFKHVLTQEVAYSLMLATQRQPLHHAIALWYEQTYASDLTPHYSVLAYHWNRVVETGIPTPEALPKAILYAQKSGDQALRSNALLEAIGHFSSALSLLARLPESAERDSQELSLQVSLAIPLTLTRGWAAPEVGAAYQRAQVLIQRVGEAPQLFPTLVGVLTYYLVRGQYDDALAMAQHNLEVALRLGDPELLLEAEHDLGAVHFYRGEIAQVRPHMDQVHALFDSERHYHHIFLYGKNPGCVAHVHLGLTSCLEGDLDQALQEMQAATALTESWPHPFSRLWSFCGEALVRYARGETQELAQLAGSICELANQNGFPNWLAQGLVYLGSAQVRLGSHAEGLAAMQQGIGLWAMTGSELLRPFLLSLLAEGQQLAGQPDAARATLQEAIAQVERTGERWWEPELYRRLGTLAPPDEAQGHYQKAHALATARGVPLLVQRTSEVLKSV; encoded by the coding sequence GTCGGATCCAGGAGCACCTGCGCGACAATGCTGCACGCAACGCATCCCTGCGCCTCTCCCTGCGCATTGGCATCGGTGTGGGCGAGGTCTTTGCCGCGAGTGTTGGGGGCGAGCCAGACCACTGGGAGTTTGTCCTGGGCGGCGAGGCGGTCCAGCAGTCCTACAGCGCCCAGCGCCAGGCCGAGCCGGGCCAGGTCGTGCTGAGCCCAGAGGCCCTGAGCCAGTACCAGCCCCCGCTTGGCGTGCCCACCCCGCTCCCGGTCGAGGCACCTGCCTCCTTGGAGCGCCTTCCCGCCGCCGCCCGAGGCTATGTCCCGCGCCCGGTTCTGGCCCGCCTAGAGAGTGGCCAAGGAGAGTGGCTCGCGGAGCTACGGCGGGTGAGTGCGCTCTTTATCCATCTTCCCACCCTCGATCTCCATGCCGATTTTGCCCGTGCTCAAGCGGTCATCCAGGGTATCCAGCGGGTGCTCAGCGAGCTGGAGGGCGTGGTCACCCGGGTTGGGGTGGATGGGCAGGGAATCACGGTCCTGGCGGCCTTTGGCCTCCCCCCGCTCGCCCACGAAGACGATGCCACGCGCGCGGTGCGGGCAGCGCTGGGAGTCGCGGCACTGGCTGAGAGTGCAGGGCTTGTTGTCTCCGTCGGGGTTGCGACCGGCCCGGTGTTCTGCGGGGCCATTGGTAGCAGCCAGCGCTGTGAGTACACCATGCTCGGGGACACGATCAATGTCGCGGCGCGCATCATGGCGGCGGGGCAGGGAGTCCGGTGTGAGAGCACCACCATGGCGGCCTGTGCCCACACGCTCCGCTTCAACCCACTCGGCTCTCTCTCCATCCGTGGCCGCAGTGAGCCCGTCGTTCTGGGAGAGCCGCAGGCCTTTGAGGCCAGTGCCGCTCCGAGTCGCACGGTCTCGCTGGTCGGGCGTCATGCGGAGCAGCGGCGCTTCACCGAGCGGCTGGAGGCGGGACGGGGAGGGCTGATCCTTGTCGAGGGGGAGGCGGGCATTGGCAAGTCCTGCCTCGTGGCCCACTTTCTGGAGCAAGCGCAGGCCAAGGGAGTTCCGACCCTGCTGGGAGCCGGCGACTCCATCGGTCGCGCGACCCTCTACGGTGCCTGGCGCAGTGTCTTTACCCAGATCTTTGGCGCGGCGGCCACGGATGCCGCGGCGGTTCTTACACACCTCAGCCCAAGCCAGCAGCCGCTCGCGCCGCTCCTGGGGGTGGTCCTGCCCGTGGAGCTTCCCGACAATGCCACGACCGCCATGCTCGTGGGCCGTGACCGCTCCGAGGCAACTCTAGAGCTGCTGGTCAGCCTCCTGCGGCGCCATGCGGTCGAGCAGCACCTTCTCCTGGTCATGGAGGATGCCCACTGGTTCGACTCGGCGTCTTGGGCGCTCCTGCTCCGGGTCGTGGAGCAGCTGGAGGGCCTGCTGATCGTGGTAGACACACGCCCGCTCCTGCCCCCCTACCTCCCGGAGTACGAGGCGCTCCGTGCCCACCCCAGCACCGACTTCCTACAGCTTCAGGCCCTGAGTGGCGAGGATATCGCCCAGGTGGTGGCCGAGTGCCTGGGTGTCCACGAGCTCCCCGAGGTGGTGGTGCGGCTCATCCAGCAAAAGGCGGAGGGGCATCCCTTCTTTAGTGAGGAGCTCGCCTACGCCCTACGCGATGCGGGCATGATCCAGATCTCCCAGGGTGTCTGTCGGCTCGCCCCCGATGCCCCGAACCTCTTGGAGCTCGCCTTCCCCGACACGGTTCAAGGAGTCATCACCAGCCGTATCGACCGGCTCTCGCCCCAGCAGCAGTTTGCCATCAAGGTCGCCAGTGTGGTCGGGCGGCTCTTTACCCTACGGACGCTCAGCGCGATCTACCCTCTCTCCCAGGATGTCCCCGCGCTCCCGCACAACCTGGAGGAGCTCTCTCGGCTGGACCTGACCCCGCGGGAGCTCACGCTCCCCGAGCAGGCCTATCTCTTCAAGCATGTCCTCACCCAAGAGGTCGCCTACAGCCTGATGCTCGCCACCCAGCGCCAGCCGCTCCACCATGCGATCGCCTTGTGGTACGAGCAGACCTACGCCAGCGACCTCACCCCCCACTACTCCGTGCTGGCCTACCACTGGAACCGGGTGGTAGAGACGGGCATCCCGACTCCCGAGGCGCTGCCCAAGGCGATCCTCTATGCCCAAAAGAGCGGGGACCAGGCGCTCCGTAGCAACGCTCTACTAGAAGCCATCGGGCACTTTTCATCGGCCCTCTCTCTCCTGGCACGCCTCCCCGAGTCCGCGGAGCGCGATTCCCAGGAGCTCAGCCTCCAGGTCTCCTTGGCGATCCCTCTCACCCTCACCCGTGGCTGGGCGGCACCGGAGGTGGGGGCGGCCTACCAGCGTGCCCAGGTGCTGATCCAGCGGGTCGGAGAGGCACCTCAGCTCTTCCCCACCCTCGTGGGGGTGCTGACCTACTACCTAGTCCGTGGGCAGTACGACGATGCCCTCGCGATGGCGCAGCACAACCTTGAGGTCGCGCTTCGCCTGGGCGACCCTGAGCTCTTGCTGGAGGCGGAGCACGATCTAGGCGCGGTCCACTTCTACCGAGGTGAGATCGCCCAGGTGCGCCCCCACATGGACCAGGTCCACGCGCTCTTCGACTCCGAGCGGCACTACCACCATATCTTTCTCTACGGCAAGAACCCCGGCTGTGTCGCGCATGTGCATCTCGGGCTCACCAGCTGCCTTGAGGGCGACCTGGACCAGGCACTGCAAGAGATGCAGGCCGCCACCGCCCTGACCGAGAGCTGGCCCCACCCCTTTAGCCGCCTCTGGAGTTTCTGCGGTGAGGCGCTGGTGCGCTATGCCCGGGGAGAGACCCAGGAGCTTGCCCAGCTCGCGGGGAGTATCTGTGAGCTGGCCAACCAGAACGGCTTTCCTAACTGGCTCGCCCAGGGGTTGGTCTACCTGGGGAGCGCTCAGGTGCGCCTCGGAAGCCACGCGGAGGGTCTTGCCGCGATGCAGCAAGGGATTGGGCTCTGGGCGATGACCGGCTCGGAGCTGCTTCGGCCCTTCTTGCTGAGCCTACTGGCCGAGGGGCAGCAGCTCGCGGGGCAGCCCGATGCCGCCCGCGCCACCCTGCAAGAGGCGATTGCACAGGTCGAGCGTACCGGTGAGCGCTGGTGGGAGCCCGAGCTCTACCGCCGCCTCGGCACGCTCGCGCCTCCCGATGAGGCACAGGGCCACTACCAAAAGGCCCACGCTCTGGCCACAGCACGGGGGGTTCCCCTGCTGGTACAGCGCACGAGTGAGGTACTAAAAAGCGTATGA